Genomic segment of Litoribacterium kuwaitense:
ACAACTTAAACAGGAATATTTTATACTAGTCTATTATGAATAATCTATATCCATTATTTGTTTATTTTCTAGCAAATAAACCTTTTTACATACTGATCGAATGAAATAGCGATCATGAGAAACTACTATAATAGCTCCTCTAAATTGTTTTAGTTGACTCTCCAAAATTTCTCTTGTTGGTATATCAAGATGATTGGTTGGCTCGTCTAAAATGAGTATAGTTACTTTATTAGCAGCCATTTGTGCCAGTTGAAATCTGACTCTCTCCCCACCACTTAACTGATTAACCTTGTTTTTAAGCATTTCTTTTGTAAATAGGGCATTTTCTAAAATTTCTTTTGCTATTTCTTCGTCAACAGCTACATGTCTTCTAAACTCATCTAACAAACTCCTGTTTGAAATTACTGGATTAAGGGTAGACAAGAATCCTATTTTAGCTTTACTACCTTTTTGAATAAGGCCCTTGTCGGGTTTAATCATCCCTGCTATTATTCCCAATAGGCTGCTTTTGCCCACTCCATTTTTCCCGACAATTGCTATTTTTTCATTAGATTCAACATTTAAGCAGACATTATCAAGAATAGTTTTTCCTTCTTGGGACAGAAAAACATTGTTAACTTTTATTTTGTTTTCATCTGGTATATCGTATTCTAAATTTAAATTTAATTCAGGTCTTTCTAAAATAGGTTGTTTTATTTGTTTTATTTTAGCAAGGGACTTCTCTTTGCTTTTCGCTCTACTAAAAAAGCCTCTCTCGTGCAACCAATTAATAGACTCTTCATTTCTTAAAATCTCTTTTCTTTGATCTTTAAATTTTTTAAGTTGTAATTGTGTTTGGGCTTGTTTTTCAACTTGATAATTATCATAATTACCAATGTAAGATGTTAATTGACCATCCTCTAACTCAAATATTTTTGTAACAGTTCGATTGAGAAAAATTCGGTCATGAGATACTATGATTACGGATCCCTTATAGCTTTTTATGAATCTTTCCAACCAGCTAAACGTTGATATATCTAAATGATTAGTTGGTTCATCTAACAACAATAAGGCTGGTTTTTTCAATAAGGCTACAGCCAGCTCTACTTTAGTTTGTTCTGAACTACTTATATGATTGAACTTTTTTTCCAAAAAATTATTTAATTGTAAGCCGATCACTACTTTATCAATTTCGAATTCATATAAGTATCCTCCTGCTCTTTCAAAATCATCATATATCTTGCTATATATATTTAAAACATCGTTAAGCTGATCACTTTCCTGGTTTTCGGGAGCGGATAAATCCTTTTCAATTTGTTCTAATCTGTTCCTGAGCTCAATACACTCTCTAAATGGTTCTAACAAAACTTCATAAACCGTTTGATCCGATGTAGGTATTTGTGCAACATATCCAATATTAACCCCATTTTCGAGTGTGATCTCACCATTATCTGCGGTTTCTTGTCCAGTCAAGATTTTTAATAAGGTGGTTTTTCCGACCCCATTTCTTCCTATAATTCCCATAATCTCATTTTTCCCGATTTCAAAATTAACTCTATTAAATATCCATTGACCATCATAAATCTTCCCTAAATTCGATACTTTGCAAATTTTCATAATATTAATTCACTCCGAACAGCAAGCAATATAAAATGTTCTTCATTTAAAGAAACTTTACAATCTAATTTAAGATTTGTACAAATGGAAACAATATTCAACAAATGATCACCGTATTTAGAACTATTATGTATTTGTATCCCAAACGCTTTTCTTGGCGGTTTCTACAAGCTTAGTGGCCCGTTTAATACCTACACCGCGTTGTACAAATGGCTTCCACTGTGACAACACATCTTCCGGTGTTATCCCTTGGATTTGAGAAGGGAATGGAAAGAGCCTCAGTGTACACAGGGCTGCTTTTCCTTCCCAGTCTCCAAACACACAGAAGAACTCCGGAAAGTAGCGTTGGATACCGTTCTGGGTTCGCCCTTCAATAATCATCAGTTGTTTG
This window contains:
- a CDS encoding ABC-F family ATP-binding cassette domain-containing protein; protein product: MKICKVSNLGKIYDGQWIFNRVNFEIGKNEIMGIIGRNGVGKTTLLKILTGQETADNGEITLENGVNIGYVAQIPTSDQTVYEVLLEPFRECIELRNRLEQIEKDLSAPENQESDQLNDVLNIYSKIYDDFERAGGYLYEFEIDKVVIGLQLNNFLEKKFNHISSSEQTKVELAVALLKKPALLLLDEPTNHLDISTFSWLERFIKSYKGSVIIVSHDRIFLNRTVTKIFELEDGQLTSYIGNYDNYQVEKQAQTQLQLKKFKDQRKEILRNEESINWLHERGFFSRAKSKEKSLAKIKQIKQPILERPELNLNLEYDIPDENKIKVNNVFLSQEGKTILDNVCLNVESNEKIAIVGKNGVGKSSLLGIIAGMIKPDKGLIQKGSKAKIGFLSTLNPVISNRSLLDEFRRHVAVDEEIAKEILENALFTKEMLKNKVNQLSGGERVRFQLAQMAANKVTILILDEPTNHLDIPTREILESQLKQFRGAIIVVSHDRYFIRSVCKKVYLLENKQIMDIDYS